CGGCTACTTCGCTATGTACAGCCGATTTGTGAGCTACGACGACGAGGGCTACTGGCTCATTGCCCTCCGTTCGTACCATCTGCACGGCAGCCTCTACCACAACACGTATAGCCAGGCCGGACCTTTCAACTACGAGTTGTGGTCAAGGTTGTTCACTGTCCTAGGCGTCCCTTTCGACACTGACGGCGGGCGGGCGATGACGCTCGCCGTCTGGGTGGCCACCAGTCTGTGCATCGCAGTCGTGGTCTGGCTGTTGACCCGGCGCCTCCTCCTGGGCGTCCTTGCCCAGGTCACGGCTTTCCTTCTGCTTCGAAGCCTCATAGGTGAGCCGATGGACCCTGGAGGCCTGGCTTGCCTGCTCGTCAGTGTGTCCCTGCTCGGGGTCGCGCTGACCGTCCGCCGCCATGAGCGCATCGGCATGTTGGTCATAGGTGCGGCTACTGCGGCGCTGCTGCTCACGAAGGTAAATGTCGGTGTGTTCGTTGCCGCCGCTGTCTGCTACACGTTCTTCGTCTGCTGGCCGACAGATCGTTGGCGTGTCACCCGTCAGCTCATCGGTGGTGTGGTGCTTCTGGCCATTCCCTTCAGTCTCATGAGCGCTCTGATCGGCACCGCATGGGTCGACCGGTACATAGGCCTGGTGGTTCTGTCGGTTCTCGGTCTCATTGCTGGCATCGGGGGTGTAAGCGCAGGTCAGCGGCGCTTCACGTTCAGCCCGCGGGCGGGCGCTTGGTGTGTCGCGGGGGCTATCGGTCTGGCGCTGATTGCCAGCGCTGGCGTGCTCCTCAACGGCACCAGCCCTTCGCAGTTGGTACAGGGTGCCTTCCTCGCCCAGCGGAACCTGGCTCTGGTGACGACCGGCGCGCTCGTCGTGTCCGATGGACAGCTGATATGGGCTGGCGTCTGGCTAGCCGTGGCGGTGGGATACCTTGCGTATCGGCACCGGTCGCCAGCCCCCTCCAACAGACTCTCGCTGCTGACCGGCATGCTCAGGGTAGCCATAGGGGTGTGGATCTGCGCAGCGGTTGTTGGCGGGGTTTTCTTTTCTCGGTACGTGAATCTGACGACGACCGGCAGCTTCCTCCTCGTTGCTCCGATGGCATGGTTCTCGCTCCTGGAGCCGCGCCGAGATGGGGCGCGCCCGTCGCTGTCCTTCTCGCGCACTTTGATCGCCAGCATGGCGGTGCTTCTGACTCTCGAGGGCTTCCCCGTGGCCGGCAGCCAGCTTGCTTGGGCAAGCCTCGGCCTGATCGTGGTCGGCGCACTCATCATCGGCGACGGCTTGGAGACGCTTCTCGTTCGCGCTCCGCTATCTCAACAGCTCACGCCTACTCTTGTCACCGCCCAGCTGGCACGCTGGGGCGCTACAGCCTCCGTCCTCGCCTTGACCGTGCTCCTCCTGGCCGGCAACGTCCGTCAGTCTCTGGCCTCCGACCGCGCGCTATTTCATGCTCATGCCTCACTCGGCCTCCCTGGGGCGCAGGACGTGCACCTCGACGCCAGTGATGTCGCCAACCTCCAACAGGTGTCGCGTCTTCTGCGCTCGCAGTGCTCGACCTTCCAGAGCCTGCCCGGCCTGAACAGCTTCTACATCTTCACGGGCCAGGCTCCGCCGACGGGCTTGAATACCACCCAGTGGATGTATCTCCTCGACAACCCCATGCAGCAACGGATCGTCGATCGTCTCGGCCAGATCCCTCGCTTATGCGTCCTCGAGGATGCCGACATGGCGCTCCACTGGCGCGTGGGAGCCGGTAAACCGCTCCCGAAGGACTCTCCGCTGTTGCGCTACATCCGGGATAATTTCGCGCCATACAAGCAGGTCGGACCCTACGTCGTACTGATGAAGGAGTCTCTGTCGCCGGGCACGCCGAGCTCGGCTGGGCCCGTGCCGTTGTGCGATGGCGGACCGGATTCAATACCGCCTTGCCGGTGAGATCGAAGAGACGACCCCCAGCCACAGGTGAGAGATCAACGTGTCGTCGACGTGAAGCGCGGGCGACAAATCGGGATCGCTCGACGGCAGGCCCGCCGGTGGCTATCGCGTGCTGGACCGCCGTCGTCAGGAGATCGGCGCGACGGTCCGGCTGGCGACGAACTCCGGACGTGGAGCCGGCGCGGCGAACGGATCGGTCAACGCGTTGGCCACGCTGTTGTAGACCACGAAAAGGTTGGTCCGCGAGTACGGGGTGATGTTGTTCGACGAACCGTGCATGGCGTTGCTGTCGAACAGGACGGCCGAGCCTGGTTCCCCGGTGACGACGGCTACGCCTCCCCCGTCCTTTACGAGCGCGGCCAGGCTGGCGTCGTCGGGGACGCCGACCTCCTGGCTCCGAAGCGAGCTGCGGTAGTGGTCCGGTGGCGTCGTGCCGACTGTCGGCACGAAGGTCCGGTGGGAACCGGGGATGATCATGAGGCTCCCGTTGTGCACGTAGTTCGGCGTGAGGGCGATTGCAATGCTTACCGCTCTCGGTGCGGGCATGCCGTCCTCGGCGTGCCACGTCTCGAAGTCCGAGTGCCAGGCGAAACCCTGGCCGATGAAGCCCGGCTTCCGGTTCACGCGGCTTTGGTGCACGTACACCGCCGAGCCGAGGAGTTGGCTCGCCGCGTCGACCAATCGCTTGTCGGTAACCACCTGGCCCATCAGAGCGCTCAGACGGTGCACCTCGAACAGGGAGCGAACCACGTCACCGCCCGGCTCGCGTATAACCCGGTCCGAACACGCCAGCTCCGGATCGCCTACAAGACGCTCGACCTCATGCCGCAAGGCGTCGACAGTCGCGTCATCGAGGAGCTGTTGCTGAACGAGAAAACCATCATGTTGGAAGCGCCTGAGCTCGTCCGGACGCAGCGGTCCACCCTCCATGGAGTAGACGACTGGGTCCCGGCGCGGAAAAGCTCGAACCGGCGGGCCGGTACGGGTCGGATAGCGGTCAGCGACCGCCATCGTGGTCACGCTCGTCCATCGCTGTGTGTCGTAAGCAACGGGTACGCTCCATCCTCGTCGTGTGTCTCCCGGCCAGTACAAGGTGGCGAGAACACGCAGACCATTCGTAGGTCAGAGACGGCAGCCACCCGGTGGCGCTCGTGCCCGTCCAACAGATACACGGTACCGGGGTCGAGCGCGTAGCTGCGACCAGAGGTGAGGTCGTCGAGCCGCCCGTGACCATCGATGCAGTACACCGCCTCCACGTGGTGGCGGTACCACATCGTCGTCTCGGTGCCGGCGTGGAGGACCGTGTCGTGGAGCGAGAAGGCCGCACCGTCGCCGGCCAGCAGCAGGCGCCGACTACGCCACGTCGGCGTGGTGACATCACGATCGGAGTCCTCGACGTCCGTGAGAGTTCGCACGATCACAGTCTGACCACCGTGCGAATTGCTTCGGCCAGGATCTCCAGCCCCGGCATAAGCTCGTCATCCACTGAGACGGTGAGCGGCGGCATCAATTTCACGACGTCTTGGTTCGGGCCAGAGGTCTCGACCAGGACGCCGCGGTCGAACGCGGCGCGCGCTGCCTTCGTTGCGATGTCGTCCCCGGGGAGCGCCAGCCCCCACACCAGGCCCTTCCCGCGCAAGTCGACCTCGAGATCGGGACGCTCGCTGCGGAGCTCATCGGCGATGGTCACCAGCGCCTGCTCGACGATTCGCCCCCGAGCCCTGACCATCCCCTCGATACCGCCTTCAGCGGGGGCATGTCCGTCCTGGTTGACCTCCGCGACTCGGCCCTCCGGACATCCACCCTCCTGCCACATCGACAGCGCAGCAGTCGCTGTCACAAAGGCAGGGTTGTTCCCGCGGAATGTCCCGTTGTGCTCGCCCGGCTCCCAGACGTCAAGCTCCGGGCGGATCAGCGTCAAGGCGAGCGGCAGACCGATGCCGCTCAACGATTTCGACAGGACCACGATGTCAGGAACGATGCCAGCATCCTCGAAACTGAAGAACGGCCCGGTGCGCCCGCATCCCATCTGGACGTCGTCCACGATGAGAAGGATCTCGCGCGCCGCGCACAACCCGGCCAGGCGCTGCAGCCACGGAACGCTGGCGACGTTCACGCCGCCCTCACCCTGGACGGTCTCGACGATCACAGCGGCCGGAAGATCCAGCCCGCTCCCGCTGTCCTCGATCAGCGCCTCCAGAATATGGATCGAATCGAAATCGTCGTCGAGGAAGCTGCAGTAGGGGAGGTGGGTGCTGTCGTTCAGTGACACACCTGCGCCGCTCCGCTTCATGGAGTTTGCCGTGACCGACAGCGAGCCGAGCGTCATTCCGTGGAACGCGTTAGTGAAGCTCACGATCTGTTTGCGGCCGGTGACCTTCCGAGCGAGCTTCAACGCGGCCTCTACAGCATTTGTGCCGGTGGGCCCGGGGAACTGCACCCGGTAGCTGAGTCCACGCGGTTCGAAGACCACTTCGCGTAGTCGCTCGAGGAGCTCCGCCTTCGCCACAGTGTTCATATCGAGGCTGTGAATCACCCGGTCCTCAGCCAGGTAGTCGAGGAGCGCGCGCTTGAGCACCGGATGGTTGTGCCCGTAGTTGAGGGCGCCGGCCCCGCTGAAGAAGTCGATGTACGTATTGCCATCGGTGTCCTGTAGTCGGGCGCCTCGAGCCCAGTCGAAGATCACCGGCCATGCGCGGCTGTAACTTCGGACCTCTGATTCGAGCTGCTCGAACACGCCGTGCGTGGAAGCGACGCCGCTGGCGACTCCGCTGTCGGCAGCACCGCCAGCCACAAGGCTCTCCGTCGTCGTGCTCACGGTTTGTAGGTTCTTCACGCGTCGGGCCTCCTGGGCAGGCATTATGTGCGTCGATCGCGCCCGCGACATGCGCCACGCACGGGCGACGGCCGAATTTTATGATCAAGCCGGCGTGGCCCGCGCCAGGTGTGCACGAGCCCCGGGCGTACTCTCGCTGTCTCGAAACGGGCCGACCCGCATCAGGAGCTCGGCGTCGTGCGGACATTCCGCTGGGAACACGAAGCCGTCGAAGAGCTTTCCTGACGCGAGCTCCACCTCTGACGATGCCGCCAGTGACCGGAAGAGGCCCGCGGAGGCCTCGTTCGACGAGGTCACCGATGCCTCGACGAAGCGCAGCGTGGGCGCCAGCCGGTCGCGTAGGTGCTCGAGCATGGCGATCGCCAGACCCTGTCGCCGCCACGCCTTGCCGACGGCCACCTGTGACACGAACAAGGTGGCGGGCTCAGCAGGGCGACGGTAACCGGTGACAAAGCCGACGGTGCCCTGGTCCACCTGGGCGATCACCGAGGTGTCGGCGAAGTCATGGCACCACAGGAGGTACAGGTACGGAGAATTGAGGTCGAGACCACAAGACCTGGCCAGGCGCCAGAGGTCGGCCCCGTCGTCGGTGGTCGGCGCGCGCAGCAAAACCGAATCCCCGCTCACGGCCCGTGCTGATACCCGGATCTAGATAGGACAAACCTGGACCGTTCGCACATCCCTCAGCCCCAGCGGTCCACCTCATCCGGTCGACCGGCTCGATAACGTCTCTGACCAGCCAGAACGGGACACTGCGGGAAGATCAGAGGTGCCGTTTCGTCGATGGTCGCCCTCGCCTCATCACCCAGTCCCCCGCTACCGGCTGAGCTGCCGCCCCGGGCGCCGAGGGCGCTCGCTTTCCTGGCAGATCGGGTGGCGCCGGACGAGGTGGGAGCTGCGTTCCGGACTGCAGCCGTGTCCTCGTGATCTCCCGTCAGCGCGCCTTCTGCAAGTAGACATCCAGGTGGCGGATCTTGCCGTCCTCGTCGAATCCGAAGACGGTCATCGAGTTGACCACGTTGACGGTGCCACCTAGGAAGTGCCTCTCTTCGATCTCGTAATACACGAGACCGTGTAACTCGGAGATTCGTCGGACCGTGGTCTCGAACGAGTCCGTTGCCGAAGCCCACCGGGTCAGCATCGCGGTGTACTCCTGCCAATTCTGCACCTCGAGAAAGGTGCCAACCCTCTCGAACTCGTCCACTGCAACGAACCTTGCCAGCGGGGCCCAGTCAGCTCGGGCCCTCGGCGCCGGCACCAGGCGTTTCAACGTTTGATCGTATTCGAGGACCTTGCGGGTCAGCGGGCCGGCGTTCTCGACGTTCCGACCGGTGTTGACCATCGAGCTGTGCGCTTCGCCCATAACGTTTCGCTCCGTCAATCGTGAACGGCGGGGCGGGGGCCGCGGGGGAGGATGTGGGGCAGGTCCTCAGCCGTGAGGATGCCAGGGCGCGCCGCGCACACATAGGGGATGGCGTTGACCGGTCCATTGGCGTTGTACGCGGGCACGAACGATGCGAGGTCATCGACCGGCACGGGGAAGGGCATGCTCAGGTCGAACGGGGCGTCACCGTGGATTCGGATCCGCCAACCCGTGGGCCGCAAGTCCCAATCGGGCTGCACGTCGATGGCGACGAAGCCGTACTGGGTGAACCGGATGCGGTCGACACCGCCACTGCGACCGTTGATGATGATCCGCTGCGCGGCGGCAGTGCCGGCTTCGATCCCACCGGCGACGATCGTCATATCCTGCTTTGCCGCCGCCACGCCGCCCTCAGCGGTCCATTCGTCGATCTCGAAGCCTCCGATGTCCGACAACACGCTGAGCGCTGGCTGGTATTCGCCGAACAAATGGTTCTTCCGCCGGTCCGGATCGAACTCCGACAACGGCTTCCCGAATCGCATCTGCTCCATCACCATGTGCGCCGAAGGGCGGTGAGAGAGATCGCCGAACTCCTCGATCTCGATCAGATCGACGCACCGCTGCACAGACAGCAACGCCAGAGGAAGGGTCTCGGTGATGAAGCCCGGGTCACTGCCGCTCGCCCAGACCGACGCATTGCCTTTCTCGCAGGCCTCTCGCACGCGGGCACGGTTCGGGCCGCTCAGCCGCACCCCTCTTGCAAACAGATCGGTGCAGGTGGTGACGATGTTCGTGCCCGATCCGAGCAGCGCCACGACGTCGTCGACGAGCTCGTCTTCCGTTAGGCCGGCACGGGTCTGGTCTCTCCCAGACGCACGCGGCATGTAGATGCAGCAGTCCGCCTCGAGTTTCAGAACCGCGTCACGGTCCGTCGTGGCCAGAACGCCGATCGGGCCCTCACCGCACAGCTCGCCCGCATCGACACCCTCCTTCGCCCGGTCGTACACCACCACGGCGACGAGGTCGAGCGACCGATGGCGGATCACTTGCCGCAGCGCACGCTGACCCGTGTTCCCCGTCGCCCACTGGATCACTCGGTGCCGCGACGAGTCCATGAATCCCCCTGGTTCGATCGAGCAGCAAGCGC
This region of Acidimicrobiales bacterium genomic DNA includes:
- the ectA gene encoding diaminobutyrate acetyltransferase; translated protein: MSGDSVLLRAPTTDDGADLWRLARSCGLDLNSPYLYLLWCHDFADTSVIAQVDQGTVGFVTGYRRPAEPATLFVSQVAVGKAWRRQGLAIAMLEHLRDRLAPTLRFVEASVTSSNEASAGLFRSLAASSEVELASGKLFDGFVFPAECPHDAELLMRVGPFRDSESTPGARAHLARATPA
- the ectB gene encoding diaminobutyrate--2-oxoglutarate transaminase; amino-acid sequence: MPAQEARRVKNLQTVSTTTESLVAGGAADSGVASGVASTHGVFEQLESEVRSYSRAWPVIFDWARGARLQDTDGNTYIDFFSGAGALNYGHNHPVLKRALLDYLAEDRVIHSLDMNTVAKAELLERLREVVFEPRGLSYRVQFPGPTGTNAVEAALKLARKVTGRKQIVSFTNAFHGMTLGSLSVTANSMKRSGAGVSLNDSTHLPYCSFLDDDFDSIHILEALIEDSGSGLDLPAAVIVETVQGEGGVNVASVPWLQRLAGLCAAREILLIVDDVQMGCGRTGPFFSFEDAGIVPDIVVLSKSLSGIGLPLALTLIRPELDVWEPGEHNGTFRGNNPAFVTATAALSMWQEGGCPEGRVAEVNQDGHAPAEGGIEGMVRARGRIVEQALVTIADELRSERPDLEVDLRGKGLVWGLALPGDDIATKAARAAFDRGVLVETSGPNQDVVKLMPPLTVSVDDELMPGLEILAEAIRTVVRL
- the thpD gene encoding ectoine hydroxylase, which produces MAVADRYPTRTGPPVRAFPRRDPVVYSMEGGPLRPDELRRFQHDGFLVQQQLLDDATVDALRHEVERLVGDPELACSDRVIREPGGDVVRSLFEVHRLSALMGQVVTDKRLVDAASQLLGSAVYVHQSRVNRKPGFIGQGFAWHSDFETWHAEDGMPAPRAVSIAIALTPNYVHNGSLMIIPGSHRTFVPTVGTTPPDHYRSSLRSQEVGVPDDASLAALVKDGGGVAVVTGEPGSAVLFDSNAMHGSSNNITPYSRTNLFVVYNSVANALTDPFAAPAPRPEFVASRTVAPIS
- a CDS encoding ectoine synthase; its protein translation is MRTLTDVEDSDRDVTTPTWRSRRLLLAGDGAAFSLHDTVLHAGTETTMWYRHHVEAVYCIDGHGRLDDLTSGRSYALDPGTVYLLDGHERHRVAAVSDLRMVCVFSPPCTGRETHDEDGAYPLLTTHSDGRA